A part of Thermotoga sp. KOL6 genomic DNA contains:
- a CDS encoding uracil-xanthine permease family protein has protein sequence MELEGAVTRIGGWRWFLLALQHFVAMFGATVLVPLITGLDPLVALLTAGIGTLIFHFVTGGIVPVFLGSSFAFIAPILAVKEIYGDLAYATGGIFVAGLFYVLYALIVKIVGPEKIKRLLPPVVTGSMIMVIGLTLSPVAIQMASNDWPLALVVIATVVFVATMTRGFFSMIPVITGVVVGYVIGLSMGKIDTTPIINTPFFSVPKIMLPKFDYGAIFMIVPVTLATFMEHLGDITTNGAVVGKNFFDNPGLHRTLLGDGLATAVAGFLGGPANTTYSENTGVLALTRVYDPSVLRGAALVAIFAAFISKFGAILQTIPQAVMGGVSLILFGMITSVGVRTMVNAKVDFSKPRNLMIAALMLTIGIGGAVLKVGRVELKGIGLAALVGIVLNLILPRRD, from the coding sequence GTGGAATTGGAAGGAGCTGTTACCAGAATTGGTGGATGGAGATGGTTTTTACTAGCTCTGCAACACTTCGTGGCCATGTTTGGGGCGACTGTCTTGGTTCCTCTCATAACTGGACTCGATCCACTTGTAGCACTCCTCACCGCAGGTATAGGAACTCTCATCTTCCATTTTGTAACAGGTGGTATCGTGCCGGTTTTCCTCGGATCTAGTTTCGCGTTCATTGCTCCTATTCTTGCTGTAAAAGAAATCTACGGAGATCTTGCTTACGCGACAGGAGGAATTTTTGTAGCAGGTCTTTTTTACGTTCTCTACGCTCTGATAGTGAAAATCGTAGGTCCTGAGAAAATAAAGAGACTTCTTCCTCCCGTTGTCACCGGCAGCATGATTATGGTAATTGGACTCACACTCAGCCCCGTTGCGATTCAAATGGCATCCAATGACTGGCCACTCGCTCTCGTTGTCATAGCCACGGTGGTTTTTGTTGCCACTATGACGAGGGGTTTCTTCAGCATGATACCTGTGATAACAGGAGTGGTAGTTGGATACGTGATTGGATTGTCTATGGGAAAAATAGACACCACTCCGATTATAAACACACCTTTTTTCAGTGTGCCCAAGATTATGCTTCCCAAGTTCGATTATGGTGCGATATTCATGATAGTGCCGGTTACTCTCGCTACTTTCATGGAGCATCTTGGTGATATTACTACGAACGGTGCGGTTGTTGGAAAGAATTTCTTCGACAATCCAGGATTACACAGAACACTTCTTGGAGATGGACTTGCCACCGCCGTCGCAGGTTTTCTGGGAGGACCCGCTAACACTACTTACAGTGAAAATACAGGAGTTTTGGCACTCACGAGAGTTTACGATCCTTCGGTTCTCAGAGGAGCGGCGCTCGTTGCCATATTCGCTGCGTTCATTTCTAAATTTGGTGCGATTTTACAGACGATACCTCAAGCGGTTATGGGAGGGGTGAGTCTCATACTGTTTGGGATGATCACTTCTGTTGGTGTGAGGACAATGGTGAACGCAAAAGTCGATTTCTCAAAACCCAGAAATCTCATGATAGCTGCTCTAATGCTCACAATTGGTATAGGAGGAGCGGTTTTGAAAGTGGGAAGAGTAGAGCTTAAAGGAATTGGTCTCGCAGCTTTAGTAGGGATCGTTCTCAATTTGATACTTCCAAGAAGAGATTGA